CTCACACGATCCACCGGGCGGGGTGTGCCCGACCGAGTCCTGGGCGAGGAGTTGCCCGGGGTGTCATCGCTGTCCCGGGTCTTCCACCAGCCGACGGTGGAGTTCTGTCGTCATGGCGTGGATGGCCCGGGTCAGTTCCGTGTTCGTCTTGAGTTCGAGTTCTTGCTCGACGAAGTCGTGGTCGGCTTTTGCCTGTTGGAACTCCGCCTGGCGGTTCTGGCCGATCATGACGAACGTCGACAGGAAGATCGCCTCGAGCGACACGATCAGGGTCAGTGTGGGCCACGGGTCGGACTCGGCGAATAGCATCCAGAGCAGGAAGCCGATCGCGTGGAGGTAGACGAAGGTCATCGAGCCGGCGAATTTGGTGATTGCGTCAGCGATGCGGAGCTGGGCGTCGCTCGCCCGCCGGGACCGATGTGCGGCCACGACGGGATGGTGTCGGTGCGAGACCGTTTCGTCGTCGGTCATCTGGATGCGCCTGCTTCCTCGGGGGTCCGACGCTGTGCGTAGGAGGGTGGATGGTGCCACTTTCGTGGCTCGGGGACGAGGCTCGGGTCGCCGGGGGCGTGCTGTCCACATGGGTGTCCGCCACGGCTCCGGGCGTGGGCCGCTCCTCTTTGAGGGTCGATGGGCCACCGAGCGGCCATCAGTCGTGGGATTTGGCCACGGAATCTGAGATCCCGCAGCTGGCCTTCTCGGGGCACATCGCGGAGGTCTGCCATGCCCCGAACCACCTGGTCAGGCGCCATCTCGTTTGGCCTGGTCACTTCTTTGAACCAGCAGCTGAGTTCTCTCTGTGTCCCGGGCTGAATCGCCAGCGGAACCACGGCAACTGCTCCCTGTGAGGGTCTTCGCGGAGAGCACGCATTTGTGCGTACCCGGCGACCTTTCCGGTTGGATGGCCCGTCGCCATTTACTGGTCAGCGGGGGCGCGCGGGTCTTGCGGTACGGCTCATCCGTCAGTTTCCGGTCCGGTCGCTTTCGTATCTCCTGTGCGTCGTCGGCGTGCATGAACGTTTGATGCCGTCTCTCTTGGGGGCGTGGGCGTGTCGTTGGGACGCATGCTGACCAGGCTGGCGACGAGCAGCAGAGCGCTCCCGATGTAGAAGGGGGCGCGCAGCCCGAAGGAGTCGGCTTCTAGACCCGCGAGGGCTGCGCCGAGCGTGGTGCCGGCGCCGATGACCATCTGGTAGGCCATGCCGACGCGCCCCAGTAGGTGAGTCGGCACCATTGCCTGGCGGAGGGACACTGCTGTCACGTTCCATGCCAGGTTCGCCGCTCCGTACGCGGCAATGCACGCTCCGGCGAGGAGGCCCGAGGAGGCCGCGCCGGCGGCCACTGCGGTCCCAGCAGTGGCCGTGGCAGTCAGCCGCAGAACTCTCGGGGTTCCGAAGCGGGCGTTCAGTCGAGGGGTCGCCATCGCCCCCGCTATTCCTCCGATGGCGAAGGAGGCGACCAAGAGGGCGAAGCCGATGCTGGTCAGGCCCAGGATCTGCTGGGCGTAGAGCACCAGAATGGCGATGAGGCCACCGCCTACAAGGTTGCTGATCCCGGACGTCAGGCAGAGGCGACGCAGCAGTGGCTGCTGCCAGAGCCAGCGCACCCCCTGAGTCGTGTCACCGAGCAACCTCCTCCCAGGGTTCGGTGCGGTTTGCGGCTGTAGCCGGAAGTCTCCGCTCAGCATCAGGGCCAGTGAGGCAGCGGCCGCAAAGGAGACCGCATCAACGGCGAAGGGAAGTGCGGCAGCGATGCCGAAGAGCAGCGCGCCCAGTGGGGTGCCGAGGAGGGTGTCGGTGATGAGAGAACCGGACTGCAGACGGGCGTTGGCGAGCGTCAGCTCATGGGAGGCGACCAGCGACGGCACGATGCCTGACCAGGCTCCGTTGTAGAGGGTCTGTCCGAGGCCGAGAAGGAAACCGATGCCGGTCAGCAAGAGGATTGTCATCCCGTGCGCCGCCACCGCGATGGCGAGTACCGCGACGATCACGGTTCGGGCAGCGTCGACGACCCACAGGATGCGGCGACGGTCGAAGCGGTCCGCTATGGCGCCCGAGAGGAGGCCGAACAGCAGGAGGGGCAGTTGTTCTGCCACGTACACGAAGGCGACCTGGCGAGGGTCGGAGGTGAGCTGAGCCGCGAGGAGCGGCAGAGCGACGAAGCGCATTCCGTCGCCGAGGCTGGAGACCATGACCGAAGCCCAGATGCGCTGGAAGTTCGGCCCGAGCTTCGTACGGGAGGTGCCCCTGGGTAAGAACATGAACTAGACTCTGGTTCGCGTTTTGGGAACATGTCAAGGAGTTCGATGGCTGAGCAGGTGAACAAGCCGCAGCAGCAACGCAGTCGAGAGAAGGTCGCCCGCATCCTTGAAGTGACAGCTGCTCTGTTGGAGACGACTTCATACGACGATCTGGGCACCAAGCTGATCGCTGCCGAGGCGGGGGTATCGGTCGGCGTGCTGTACCGGTACTTCGCTGACAAGGAAGCGATCGTCGCCTCGCTGGTGCGCAGTTGGCTGCAGCTGGACGTGCAGATCGCCGAGCGGGTCACAACCGGGCCTCTGCCTGAACGCTCACAGGACCTGCTGGAGAAGCTTGTTTCCGCCTACGCCGACCGCTTCCGCAAGGAGCCCGGCTACCGCCGGGTCTGGTATCAGGGGCCGCGCATCGCGTCGTTGCGAGCCGACACTCAGCAGGCCGACCGGGAGATCGCTGACCGGGTGCACGGGGCGCTCGTGCGCGGGTACGCGATGCCGGACACTGACGAGTCGCGTCGTCGGGGCCGACTTGCTGTCGAGGTCGGAAGCAACCTGCTTGACCTCGCCTTCCGCGATGACCCCATGGGAGACGCGGAAATCCTGGCCGACGCAGCACTCATGATGGATCGATACCTCTTCGCGCCACCGACCAGCTCGCGTTGAGGTCAGTTACTGCAATGACGATCTCGGTGCGGTGCGGTGCCGTGCCGTGCCGTGCCGTGCCGTGCCGTGCCGGTCACCGCCTTCCGGCGACAGCCGCCGCCCGCGCGGATGTCTCTTCGGTCGAGGCAGTCAGCTCCGCGGCGGTGATCGTACTGTCGCTCACGGTCGTGATCGTAGCGATGGGGCGCCCAGGTCGGTTGTGGTGTGGGGCTGCGACCCCCGGTCGATTTGAGCGAGTTTCCCCGCGGCGCCGGCAAGGCTGACCTTGAGTCCTTCGACTTCGCCGAGCCGGCCTTCCCGCTCGGCTTCGGCGATGCGGGCGATCAGGTTGTCGTCGATCTCGACCAGCCGTGCCCGTGGCGCACCCTGAAGCGACCCAGGCGCCTGCCTTCGCCTCGTGTCCGGCATTACTTGGCTAGCCACATGATTGCTGTTACCTTGATTATGTGGCCAGCCACGCTTTTGGTGGCCGAAGGGAATGGAGTCATCATGAAAGCAATCGTTTTCGACCGGTTTGGCGGCCCGGACGTGCTGCGCGAGGCGGATATCGAGGTCCCGCGGCCCGGCCCCGGCCAGGTCCGGGTCCGTGTGAAGGCCGCCGGGCTGAACGCGCTGGACGGCAAGATGCGCGCCGGGATGCTGGAGGCCGTCCGTCCGACGACGTTCCCTGCCGTCCCCGGTGGCGAGCTCGCGGGCGTGGTGGACGCGCTGGGGGAGGGCGTGAGTGAGGTGCAGGTTGGCGATGAGGTGGTGGGCTGGTCGGACACCGGCTCGTACGCCCAGTACGCGCTGGCCACCACCGTGGCCGCCAAGCCCGCCGGCCTCGACTGGCAGCACGCGGTCGCGCTGCCGGTGGCCGGCGAGACGGCCGAGCGGGTCCTGAGCCTGCTGGGAGTCGCCGCTGGGGAGACCGTGCTGATGCACGGCGCGTCCGGAGCGGTCGGAACCCTGGCGGTCCAGCTCGCCACGGCCCGCGGAGCCCGGGTGATTGCCACCGCGGGCCCCTCCAACCAGGACTACCTCACCTCGCTCGGCGCAACCGCGACCGTGTACGGCGACGGTCTGGTCGAGCGGGTGCGAGCGCTGGCCCCCGACGGCGTGGACGCGGTGTTCGACCTGGCCGGGAAGGGAGCCCTGGAGGACTCCATCACCCTGCGGGGCGGCACCGACCGCATCGTCACCATCGCCGACTTCGGTGCACGGCAGCTGGGCATCACCTTCTCCCAGGGGGCCCAGGAATACTCGTCTGCCCGCTTGGCCGCCTTGGCCCAGGATGCCGCGGCCGGCAAGCTCGTCACCACCGTCACTGCCTATCCGCTCGACCAGGCGGCCACGGCCCAGCAGGTCAGCGACGCCGGGCATGTGCGGGGCAAGCTCGTGCTGACCGTCGACTGAGCACGCCCGCCCACCGCCTCCCCACGACCACTTGCTGCCTTTACGGTGACCGGCCGGTCA
Above is a genomic segment from Streptomyces sp. R21 containing:
- a CDS encoding DUF1003 domain-containing protein, encoding MTDDETVSHRHHPVVAAHRSRRASDAQLRIADAITKFAGSMTFVYLHAIGFLLWMLFAESDPWPTLTLIVSLEAIFLSTFVMIGQNRQAEFQQAKADHDFVEQELELKTNTELTRAIHAMTTELHRRLVEDPGQR
- a CDS encoding MFS transporter, whose translation is MFLPRGTSRTKLGPNFQRIWASVMVSSLGDGMRFVALPLLAAQLTSDPRQVAFVYVAEQLPLLLFGLLSGAIADRFDRRRILWVVDAARTVIVAVLAIAVAAHGMTILLLTGIGFLLGLGQTLYNGAWSGIVPSLVASHELTLANARLQSGSLITDTLLGTPLGALLFGIAAALPFAVDAVSFAAAASLALMLSGDFRLQPQTAPNPGRRLLGDTTQGVRWLWQQPLLRRLCLTSGISNLVGGGLIAILVLYAQQILGLTSIGFALLVASFAIGGIAGAMATPRLNARFGTPRVLRLTATATAGTAVAAGAASSGLLAGACIAAYGAANLAWNVTAVSLRQAMVPTHLLGRVGMAYQMVIGAGTTLGAALAGLEADSFGLRAPFYIGSALLLVASLVSMRPNDTPTPPRETASNVHARRRRTGDTKATGPETDG
- a CDS encoding TetR/AcrR family transcriptional regulator — translated: MAEQVNKPQQQRSREKVARILEVTAALLETTSYDDLGTKLIAAEAGVSVGVLYRYFADKEAIVASLVRSWLQLDVQIAERVTTGPLPERSQDLLEKLVSAYADRFRKEPGYRRVWYQGPRIASLRADTQQADREIADRVHGALVRGYAMPDTDESRRRGRLAVEVGSNLLDLAFRDDPMGDAEILADAALMMDRYLFAPPTSSR
- a CDS encoding NADP-dependent oxidoreductase, yielding MKAIVFDRFGGPDVLREADIEVPRPGPGQVRVRVKAAGLNALDGKMRAGMLEAVRPTTFPAVPGGELAGVVDALGEGVSEVQVGDEVVGWSDTGSYAQYALATTVAAKPAGLDWQHAVALPVAGETAERVLSLLGVAAGETVLMHGASGAVGTLAVQLATARGARVIATAGPSNQDYLTSLGATATVYGDGLVERVRALAPDGVDAVFDLAGKGALEDSITLRGGTDRIVTIADFGARQLGITFSQGAQEYSSARLAALAQDAAAGKLVTTVTAYPLDQAATAQQVSDAGHVRGKLVLTVD